The following proteins come from a genomic window of Scomber japonicus isolate fScoJap1 chromosome 4, fScoJap1.pri, whole genome shotgun sequence:
- the pigt gene encoding GPI transamidase component PIG-T, whose product MAAYRCNYSAVLLILCSISVFVVADTEDATLINGQDVTALNSHETASKTAAQTAEQPAVEERQWEATPSAAVADDQDRTPDTPASGVEVQPVVPPLPEPKDSFQEELVFRPLHSGDIYASFQFRTLWETDFMKGNKVSHYRLFPKSLGQVISKFSVRELHISFTQGYWRTMQWGQPFLPSPPGAELWVWFQDSVTDVDGTWKELTNVLSGIFCASLNFIDSTNTVEPSASFKPLGISNETDHRFLRYATLPREIVCTENLTPWKKLLPCGSKAGLAVLLKSEKLFHSSFHSQTVHIRPVCQDWQCKTTSWELRQTLNVVFDLHTSGQSKREWSLFKMFSRTLTEACPLASSSKIYIDITDNPQGEQFELTPATTLLSQAVVLGDRRTFSVYDLTQQATFGSTRSLNLLIRWKSSEGDMLRPLLHAERYVAGYGLQTGEIHTLMYNNHPYRSFPVLLLDSVPWYLRLYIHTLTVTSKGKDNKPSFIHYQPSKDRVRPHLLEMLVQLPPNSVTEVTVEFERALLKWTEYTPDPNHGFYVGSSVISSLVPSIVAMDTNSTRERPLFSSFFPCKEESSYFMRVYTEPLLVNLPTPDFSMPYNVICLTCTVVAVGYGSLYNLLTRSFQIEEPSPGLAKRIANVIRKMRGVPPL is encoded by the exons ATGGCAGCTTACAGGTGCAACTACTCGGCTGTGCTGCTTATTCTTTGTagtatttcagtgtttgttgtcGCAGACACTGAAGACGCGACATTAATTAATGGCCAAGATGTCACTGCTCTCAATAGTCATGAAACAGCCTCCAAAACAGCTGCGCAAACAGCCGAGCAGCCCGCAGTGGAGGAAAGGCAATGGGAAGCGACTCCGAGTGCTGCAGTAGCCGACGACCAGGACAGAACACCGGACACTCCTGCATCTGGAGTCGAGGTACAGCCGGTGGTTCCTCCGCTGCCAGAGCCGAAAGATAGTTTCCAGGAGGAACTGGTCTTCAGGCCGCTGCACTCCGGAGATATTTACGCCAGCTTCCAGTTCCGCACCCTGTGGGAGACAGATTTCATGAAAGGAAACAAAG TGTCCCACTACCGACTGTTCCCCAAGTCTCTGGGCCAAGTTATCTCCAAATTCTCAGTGCGAGAGCTGCACATCTCCTTCACACAGGGATACTGGAGGACCATGCAGTGGGGGCAGCCCTTTCTCCCATCTCCCCCTGGGGCCGAGCTCTGGGTCTGGTTCCAGGACTCTGTGACAGA TGTGGATGGCACATGGAAGGAGCTGACGAATGTTCTGTCGGGGATCTTCTGTGCCTCATTGAACTTCATTGACTCCACCAACACTGTTGAGCCCAGTGCCTCCTTCAAACCGCTGGGTATAAGCAATG AGACGGACCACCGCTTCCTTCGCTATGCCACCCTCCCACGAGAGATTGTTTGCACTGAAAATTTGACACCCTGGAAGAAACTCTTGCCATGTGGCTCCAAG GCTGGTCTCGCTGTCCTGTTGAAGTCAGAGAAACTATTCCACAGTAGTTTTCATTCCCAGACAGTACACATCCGACCAGTGTGTCAGGACTGGCAATGCAAAACCACCTCATGGGAGCTGAGGCAGACACTGAATGTCGTCTTTGACCTGCACACCTCTGGACAGAGCAAACGAG AGTGGTCTCTGTTCAAGATGTTCTCTCGGACCCTGACAGAAGCTTGTCCACTGGCCTCCTCCAGTAAAATCTATATTGACATCACAGACAACCCTCAG GGGGAGCAGTTTGAGCTAACCCCAGCCACTACCCTGCTCAGCCAGGCAGTGGTGTTGGGGGACAGACGAACCTTCTCTGTCTACGATCTGACACAACAAGCTACTTTTGGCAGCACACGCTCCCTCAATCTGCTGATTCGCTGGAAATCCAGTGAAG GTGACATGCTGCGTCCTCTGCTCCACGCTGAGCGTTACGTTGCTGGCTATGGGCTGCAGACAGGAGagattcacacactgatgtacAACAACCACCCTTACAGATCATTTCCTGTTCTGCTGCTGGACTCAGTGCCCTGGTACCTTCGTCTCTACATCCACACGCTCACTGTCACCAGCAAGGGAAAGGACAACAAGCCCA GCTTCATCCACTACCAGCCATCTAAGGACCGTGTGAGGCCCCACCTGCTGGAGATGCTCGTCCAGCTTCCTCCCAACTCTGTCACTGAGGTCACTGTGGAGTTTGAGAGGGCTCTGCTCAAGTGGACTGAATACACCCCCGATCCCAACCATGGCTTCTATGTCGG ATCTTCAGTCATCAGTTCTCTTGTACCAAGCATTGTCGCTATGGATACAAACAGCACACGGGAACGCCCGCTTTTTAGCAGCTT TTTTCCGTGTAAAGAAGAGTCCAGCTACTTTATGCGTGTCTACACAGAGCCTCTGCTGGTCAACCTGCCAACTCCAGACTTCAGTATGCCTTATAATGTCATCTGCCTGACCTGCACTGTTGTGGCTGTGGGCTATGGATCCCTCTACAACCTGCTGACCCGGAGTTTCCAGATAGAGGAGCCTAGCCCAGGACTGGCCAAACGGATAGCCAACGTCATCCGCAAGATGAGAGGTGTGCCGCCACTCTGA
- the wfdc2 gene encoding WAP four-disulfide core domain protein 3, which translates to MEKQWSAVCALILTLCAFLHFHLVFAAAADGNVTAKPGVCPRRRWGSGMCAEFCSNDSDCPNDEKCCHNGCGHECIAPYTVKRGRCALPQGTPMCAEYCYHDGQCPGEQKCCRTTCGHACSEPC; encoded by the exons ATGGAGAAACAATGGTCTGCAGTTTGTGCACTGATTTTAACTCTTTGTGCATTTTTACACTTTCACTTGGTTTttgctgcagcagctgatggAAATGTAACAG CCAAGCCAGGAGTGTGTCCTCGCAGGCGTTGGGGCTCAGGGATGTGTGCAGAGTTCTGCTCTAATGACAGTGACTGCCCCAATGATGAGAAATGCTGCCACAATGGATGTGGACATGAGTGCATTGCACCATACACAG TGAAGCGGGGTCGCTGCGCTCTGCCCCAAGGGACTCCCATGTGTGCGGAGTACTGCTATCATGATGGTCAGTGTCCAGGAGAGCAGAAGTGCTGCAGGACAACCTGTGGCCACGCCTGCAGTGAGCCCTGCTGA